The Armatimonadia bacterium genomic sequence GCTGTCGTGGTGCTGGACGGTGTCGCTGGGGTCGAGGTCCATACAAGGAAAGTGTTCGCGGCCGCGAAGACGCGGGGTCTTCCGATCATCGCCGTCGTCAGCAAGCTCGACAAGGAGCACTCGAGTTTCGAGAAGGTCATCGAGTCCTTGGGCACGCTGCCGGGCTGCAAGGCTGTTGCGGTCCAGATGCCCATCGGCAGTGAGGGAAGCTTCTCGGGTGTGGTCGATCTCTTGTCTATGAAAGCGCTCATCGGCGCGGGCAAAGAGGCCAAGGTACAGGACATCCCTGCGGACATCGCTGAGGAAGCCCAGGCTGCACGCGACGCTCTGGTTGAGGAAGTTGCCGGCTCTGACGAAGCTCTGATGGAGAAGTTCTTTGAAAACGACGCCTTGACGCCGGAGGAGCTGCTGGAGGGCCTCAAGAAGGCCGTTCGGACAGGCTCCGTGGTTCCGGTGCTGTGCAGTGGCGCGGCGGGGCTCACTGGGGCCAAGTTCTTCCTCGACTTCGTTGCCGATGTGTTGCCCTCTCCGGTGGAGATGCCGGCGTGGATGGGGCATCGGGTGAACGAGACCGAGGAGACCGTGGTGGCGTGCGACACGGCTGCGCCCCTCGCGGCGGTCATCTGGAAGACGATGCGCGATCCCTTTATCGGGCGGTTGTCGCTGGTGCGTGTGATCTCTGGTGAGATGCGCCGGGACGGTCAGGGGAATAACCCGCGGTCGGGTCAGCGTGAGCGGCTTACCGGTCTGACGCTGGTCAACGGAAAAGAGACGAGCGACTGCGACGGTCTGTGTGCCGGTGACATGGGCTGCATCGGCAAACTCGAGAACTCCATCACGGGCGACAGTCTTTGCGACGCGAAAAACCAGTTCGTGTTCTCGATGCCTGCGCTGCCGCTGGGTATGCACACGGCCGCGATGCGGGCGGAATCCCGAGCTGACGAGGACAAGCTATCGGGCGCGCTGAGCCAGGTTGGCGAAGAGGACATTGGCTTCACCTACGAGCGCATGGCGGAGACCGGGGAACTGATTGCGCGTGGGATGGGCCCGCTGCACCTGCAGATCATCAAGGAGCAGCTGATCCGGAAGTTCAAGGTCGCAGTTGAGCTCGGTGAGCCGGAGATCCCGTACCGTGAGACGGCGCGCAAGTCCGTTCGGGTGCAGGGGCGGCACAAGAAGCAGACCGGTGGTCGGGGGCAGTTCGGCGATGTGTGGATCCGGCTCGAGCCGCTTGAGCCCGGCAGCGGGTACGAGTTCGTCAATGGCGTGAGTGGCGGTTCCGTACCTACGAACTACATCCCCGCGGTGGAGAAGGGCATCGTCGATGCCATGGGGGCAGGTCCGCTGGCCCGATACCCGATCGTTGATGTCCGAGTCACTCTTGACGATGGGAGCTCGCACCCGGTAGACTCTTCCGACTTGGCCTTCCGGTTGGCTGGTCAGATCGCGATGAGGAAAGCCATGCTCGAGGCTGGCCCGGTCCTACTTGAGCCGGTGGTGGTCGCTGAGATCACGTGCCCGGACGAAGTCATGGGCGACGTGATGAGTGACCTGAGTGGGCGCAGGGGGCGGGTACAGGGCACGGAGCCGGCTGGCGGCGGAATGGTGACTGTCAAGGCCCTCGTGCCGCTGGGCGAGATGACGACTTACTCCTCCGACCTGACTTCAATGTCGCAAGGCCGGGCGAGCTATACGATGGAAATGGCCCATTACGAGGAAGTCCCCTCGCACCAGCAGGAAGCAATCATCGCTCGTCGGAAGGTCGCGGAAGAGGAGACGGAGTAACCGCAAGGTTGCCTTCGCGCCTGGGCCAAGACTGACCGCAAGAGCGCTATACCGAGGTTCACAACCATGATCCAGCACATGACTCGTCTGAAAGTTGCTGACAACTCTGGGGTGCAGGAAGTCGGATGCATCCGCATTAGAGGCCGGGGCCAGTCGGTGTACGGCACGCTGGGCGACGAGATCGTGTGCTCGGCCAAGCAGGTCACCCCACAGAGCGCGATTGCTAAGGGTGCTGTGCTGAAGGCCGTCATCGTGCGGTGCAAGCAGTCGGTGAAGCGTGCGGACGGTTCCGAGATCCGTTTCGACGAGAACGCCGTTGTTATCGTGGATGATCAGAAGAACCCGCGCTGCACCCGTGTCTTTGGCCCGATTGCTCGCGAGTTGCGCGACAAGCAGTACATGAAGATCGTCTCGCTGGCTGAGGAAGTCGTGTAGTCACGGCCCACCTCCGAGCCCGGGTCACCCTTCCAAGCGGGGAGAGAGTTTCAAATGGCACAAAGCAAACTGAAGATACGTACCGGGGACGAGGTCCTCGTCATCGCAGGTAAGGATCGCTCCACGAAGGGGCACCCGCGGCGCGGCAAGGTCATCGGTGTGGTGCCGGACAAGAACCGCGTCATCGTGGACGGCGTGAACCTGATCAAGAAGGCCGTGCGTCAGTCGCAGAAGGTGCGGCAGGGCGGGATCATCGAGTCCCCGGGCCCGATCAGCGCCTCGAACGTGATGCTCATCTGCCCAGCCTGCGATGCCCCCACGCGTGTTGCGATCGAGCGGCGTGAAGATGGTCGTCGCGTTCGCCACTGCAAGCGCTGCAAGAAAGCGATCGACGGCTAGAAGAGCGCTGTGGCCGAGTCCGGGCGGTTCGTCCCGGACAACTAGGATCCAGCCGAAGCCATAGCCGAAGGCGCCAACGTCCTCGGCGGGATGGCAAGTGAAAGCGAAGGCGAATCGAGTGGCAGAGACACCAAGACTGAAAGTCAGGTATAACGAGGAGATCCGGCCTGCGCTGATGGAGCAGTTCGGGTTCACCAACATCCACCAGGCGCCGGGCGTAGTCAAGGTGTGCCTGAACATGGGTGTTAGCGACGCGAAGAGCGGACCGGACGCAGCCGCCGCGATGGACTCATCGGTCCGCGAGCTGTCCAATATCGTTGGCCAGCGGCCTTGCATCACGCGGGCGACGAAGTCCATTTCGCAGTTCGGCGTGCGTCAGGGAATGCAGGTCGGTTGCCGGGTGACCCTCCGGGGTGCGCGCGCCTGGGAGTTCATCGATCGGCTGTTCAACGTTGTGCTGCCGCGTATCCGCGACTTCAGGGGATTGCCCCGCAATAGCTTCGACGGTCGTGGGAACTACAGCCTGGGTGTGCAGGACCAGCTGATCTTCCCCGAGTTGAACTACGACGAAGTCCAGAAGCAGCGGGGCATGGACATCACTATTGTTACGAGCGCCAAGAACGATGAGGAGGGGCGAGCCCTGCTGCTGGCACTGGGTATTCCGTTCCAGCGCGCAGAGGGATAGCCCGCCGTTCCCCGGTATCGTTCGGCCCCGGGTGACGGGGCCACAGGAGGCACCAACCAGTGGCGAAGAAATCTTGGATTGCGAAGCAGAAGCGAACCCCCAAGTTTGCGGTGCGGGCGTACAACCGATGTGGTATCTGTGGTCGGCGACGGGGATACATGCGGAAGTTCGGTCTCTGCCGCATTTGCTTCCGAGAGAACGCTTTGTGGGGCAACATCCCCGGAGTCCGGAAGTCGAGTTGGTAGGAGAGAGTGGCCGGTGAGGGCCATAGCGGAGCGATCCGAACCACACGTGATATCGTCCGCTTTCGATTTGCTCGCCCGCAAACGGGCCAGCAGGAGGAACTGGCATGGCTGCTTTGACAGACCCCATCGCCGACATGCTGACGAGAATCCGCAACGCAGCTAAGGCGAAGCATACGAATGTGCGCGTCCCGGTTTCCAAGGTGAAACTGGAGATTGCCAAAATCCTCCATGAGGAAGGCTACATCCGGGGGTTTCAGCTCGTAGGACAGGGGCGCGATGTGCGCATCCGTCTGAAGTACGATGAACACCGCGAGCCCGTGATCAGTGGGTTGAAGCGCGTGAGCAAGCCCGGTCGGCGTGTGTACGTCGGCAAGGAAGACCTGCCGCGCGTGCTCGGTGGACTGGGCATCGCCATCGTGTCCACGAGCCAGGGCGTTATGACCGCCCGCGAGGCACGGAAACGGGGCGTCGGCGGCGAGGTCATCGGTTACATCTGGTAGTCACTGTCCGCGGCGGCCGACCGGAGGCCCGCGCGCGTTGGGAGAGAGTGTCGATGTCTCGCATAGGTAAAGCGCCTATATCGTTGCCCGCCAAGACTACGGTCACCGTCGGAGCCGACAACCTTGTAACGGTGAAAGGCCTCAAGGGCGAACTTAGTCTCGGCGTAGCACCGCAGATCACGGTTTCGGTGGAGAACGGTGTTGTCACGCTCAGCCGGCCGGACGAGAGTAGGGAGAGCCGCTCTCTGCACGGTCTGTACCGAGCTTTGTTGGCCAATATGGTCACGGGCGTGACGGAAGGCTTCGAGCGGCGCCTTGAGATCCAGGGCGTCGGTTACCGAGCCGACAAGGCAGGTAAGGGCCTCACGCTCCGAGTCGGATACTCTCACGAGGTCCACGTCGAGCCGCTGCCCGGCGTTGAGGTTGAGACGGAGGGCCAGCAGGTGATCGTGATCCGTGGCTGTGACAAGCAGGCCGTCGGCCAGATGGCCGCCGATATCCGCAAGCTCCGGCCGGTCGAGCCCTACAAGGGCAAGGGCATCCGCTATCAGGGCGAGCATGTACGGCGCAAGGCCGGCAAGGCCGCGAAGGTCGGCGGGTAGTCCCCCTGGGCCCCACGACCTGGTCCGTAGACCTTTGAAGAGGTCGCGGGCAAGTAATAACGTGATGATTTCTCGGTAGATGCGACTCGTCGTGTCCCGATTGGTCGCTCCAGAGGTGTAAACCGTGAGCGTTGAAAAAGATCGCAGAGTAGCACGGATCAAGCGGCAGCTACGCGCTCGGCGCAGGATCTTCGGGACCCCGGAGCGTCCGCGGCTGTGCGTCACGAAGTCGCTCAAGCACATGTACGCCCAGATCATCGATGACCGGGCCGGCAATACTCTTGTTGCGGCGTCGACCCGTGAGGCCGGAATCGCCGACGAGAAGGGTGGCACCGGAAACGTCGAGGCGGCCAAGAAGGTCGGCATGGAGGTTGGCCGCCGGGCGGTGGAGAAGGGCATCACCAAGGTGGTCTTCGACCGTGCCGGATGGCCGTATCACGGTCGCGTGAAGGCCCTCGCTGACGGCGCGCGTGAGGCCGGGCTGGACTTCTAACTCCGGCGTAAGGGCAGGACGTAGTACGTCCCGAAGGCGAAAGACTGTGAGGTCTGCGTCCCTGCAGGACAGCTATTTATACTGTCACTCGAACGCACCAAGAGGCATTCTCATGGCAACCGCGAAGATCAGAGTCACCCTCAGTGGAAGTTATATCGGCTGCATCGAGCCTCAGCGGCGAACGCTTCGGGCCCTGGGCCTGCGGAAGCACGGCGACAGTCGCGTGCACGAGGCCACGCCCGCGATCAATGGCATGATCAGCGCTGTGAAGCACCTCGTCACCGTTGAGCAGGCCGGCTAACGCTCGGAGCCGTCATCTGGACAGGAGCATTGCGATGGACCTCGGTACCCTGCAACCCAAACACAGCCGCAAGAACCGCAAGCGCGTCGGACGTGGCCATGGCTCGGGTCATGGCAAGACCTCATGCCGCGGTCAGAAGGGTCTCAAGGCCCGGTACTCCGTCCCGCGCGGCTTCGAAGGCGGGCAGAACAAGCTGTATATGCGGCTGCCGATGATGCGCGGGCTTAGCAACAAGGCCCACAACATCGGCATGTTCCGCAAGGAGATCGCGACGGTCAACGTTGAGCAACTAGACATCTTCCCAGCAGGCAGCGAAGTCACGCCTGAACTGCTGCTCGAGACCCGCGTCGTCCGCAAGCTTGGCGACGGGCTCAAGATTCTGGGCGAAGGTGAGCTGGACAAGGCCCTGACCGTGAAGGCACATGCTTTCAGTGCGACCGCCCGTGAGAAGATCGAGAAGGCCGGCGGCGTCGCCGAGGTGATCAAGGGATGAAAGAGCGCCTCGCATCGCTGGCGCAGGCCCTCCGACTGCCCGACGTTCGCAAGCGCATCATGTTCGTCATGTACATGTTCGCCGTCTACGTGGCGTGCGCGCATGTTCCACTGCCGGGCATCGACAAGAACCAGCTGGAGCGGCTGTTCCAGTCAGGCGGTTTCGGTCTTGGCGACATCCTTGACACCTTTGCCGGCGGGTCGCTGAAGCGTTTCTCGGTTCTGGCGCTGGGCATCATGCCCTACATCAACGCGTCGATCATCTTCCAGTTGCTGGTTATGGCCATCCCGTCTCTGGAGGCCCTGCAAAAAGAGGGCGAGTATGGGCAGAAGAAGATCAACCAGTGGACCAAGTACCTCACGGTCGCGCTGGCTATTCTCCAGGCTGTTGGGATGATCGGTTGGTTCCAGTCAGGCGCTGCCTTCATCGGCGGCAAGGTCGTTATGCTGTACTGCGTGGTGATGATGACCGCAGGCACTGCGTTCCTGATGTGGCTCGGCGACATGATCACAGAGCGTGGTATCGGGCAGGGCATTTCGCTCATCATCTTCGTCGGCATTATGACGCGCATGCCGCAGGATGTGGCGCGGACCCTGGTGATGTGGCGCAGTGGCCAGATCAACATCGCCAACCTCGGTCTGCTGGCTCTGATCCTCCTTGCGACGATCTATGGGATCGTGAAAGTGCAACAGGCACAGCGCAAGATCCCGGTACAGTACGCGAAGCGTGTCAAGGGGAACAAGGTCTACGGCGGGCAGAGCAGCTACCTGCCTCTGCGAGTGAACCAGGCCGGCGTCATCCCCATCATCTTCGCGATCTCGATTGCCCTGTTCCCTGCGACAATCGCCCAGTTCTTCCGGAGCCCGAACATCGTGTCGGCAATTTCCAGGTTGGGGGTAACGGAAGAGGCTGTTAACAACGCGCTCTTTGCCGTCGTCGAGTTCACCACGCCGGGTCGGAACTTCATTGCTTCGCTGATGTACTTCGTCCTGGTAATCCTGTTCACGTACTTCTACACGGCGGTTACCTTCAACCCGGAGCAGATCGCAGAGAACCTGCAGAAGAACGGTGGGGCGATTCCCGGGATCAGGCCGGGCGAGAGAACGCGCGACTACCTTGACAAGATCCTGTATCGCATTACACTTGCTGGAGCGATATTCCTGGGCGTCATCGCCATCATGCAGTACTATGTGGGGGACATAACTCAGGTAAGCACCTTCGGGCTGGTTGGTGGCACCTCTCTGCTGATCGTGGTGGGTGTCGCCCTGGATACGATGCAGCAGGTCGAAGCCCAGTTGCTCATGCGCCACTACAAGGGCTTCCTTTCCTAAGGGCCGCCCCAGTGAGTAGAACTGAGCTGGCGCCCAACTCTCGCCGAAGGGCGGGGTGTGGGCACAGAGCATGGAGACAACGATGGCAACAAACATGATCCTCCTTGGGCCTCCTGGTGCTGGTAAGGGCACTCAGGCCGAGTTTCTGGTCAAGAGCTATGGCGTCCCGCACATCTCCACCGGGGATATGCTGCGTGCGGCGGTAGCGAAAAAGACGGCGCTGGGTCTCGAGGCCAAGGGGTACATGGATGCCGGCAAGCTGGTGCCGGACGAGCTAGTGGTCGGGATCGTACGCGAGCGACTGGCGGAAGCCGACTGTGCGAAGGGCTTCCTGTTGGATGGGTTCCCGCGGACGATTCCGCAGGCCGAGGCCCTTGGTAGCGCCATTGACGAGATGGGTCTCGACACGCCGGTTGTCATCAACATGGAAGTGGCCGACGAGGAGCTGGTACACCGCCTGTCGGGTCGCCGGATGTGCGACAAGTGTGGTGCCATCTTCCACATCAGCCGAGATTCGGTCTCGGTGGGTGACGACTGCCCGGTCGAGGGGTGCGACGGGAAGATCTATCAGCGTTCCGACGACCAGGCTGTTGCCATCCAACAGAGGCTCAACGTATACAAAGCGCAGACTGAGCCGCTCATCGCCTACTACGACGGCAAGGGGCAATTGGTGAGAGTGAATGCCCTCGGGACCGTCGAGCAAGTCAACGAGAGAGTTACGGAGGCCCTGCGCAACCGGGGCGTTGCCTGATGGCGCATCACAAGAGAGTGCCGAGCGTTGCCCGCAAGTCGTCTGTTGAGGTCGACATCATGCGGGAGGCCGGCCGGATCGTTGCTAAGGTGTTGGCTGCCGTTCAAGAAGCCGCCGCGCCTGGTGTGAGTACCGCGGAACTTGACAGACTGGCTGAACAGATCATCGAAGGCGCAGAGGCGAGCCCGAGCTTCAAGGGCTACTACGGCTACCCGGCTTCGATCTGCGTGGAGCCGGAGGACGTGGTAGTGCATGGTATCCCGAGTGAGGCTGAGATACTGGGGGAGGGTCAGATCGTCGGGGTCGATGTCGGCGCGATCTTCCACGGCTATCAGGCGGACGCAGCCATCACCTTCGGTATCGGGAAGATATCAGCGGAGAAGCAGCGTCTCATGGACGTGACGCTTGAGTCGCTGGGGGCAGGTATCGCTGCGGCGCGTGCAGGCAACCAGTTGCGAGACGTGTCGGCGGCGGTGCAGGCAAGAGCTGAGGCGGCTGGTTACGGCGTGGTGCGTGACTTGGTGGGGCACGGTATCGGGCGTTCGATGCATGAGCCCCCGCAAGTGCCCAACTTCGTGGAAGAGGGGCAGTTCGTCGAGTACGATCTGACACTGCGTACCGGGCACTGTCTGGCCATCGAACCGATGATCAATCAGGGCGACTGGCGGGTGCGGCAAGGGCGAGATGGATGGACGATACGGACTGCAGACGGCCTGCCGACAGCCCACTTCGAGCACACCGTGGCAGTGACGAAAGATGAACCGCTGATTCTGACCTTGCCCTAGATGCTGCTAGGGTTAAGGGGATGGCGTGACCCAGTACGAACACACTCCTTCAGGAGCAAGGCCCTTCTTTATGGCGAGAAAAGGCAGAGACGCCGGGGAAAGCAAAGAGAAGAAGTCAATCCCTGTCCGCGGGACTGTCGTTGAGAAGCTGCCGAATGCCGTCTTCAGGGTCGAGTTGGAGAACGGGCACGAGGTTCTCGCGCACGTATCCGGCAAGATTCGGACCCGGGTTATCCGCGTGATGGCGGGTGACAAGGTGACGGTGGAGCTCTCGCCCTACGACCTGTCGCGAGGACGGATCACCTGGCTACACAAGTAGCCGGGGCGTCGTTGGAGTCCCGGACGAGCCGCAGCCGGCTCACGGACGCACGGTGGCGGCTGTTTAACGGTGTCGGCAAGGAGCATCGAAATGAAGGTTACTGCATCAGTCAAGCCGCGTTGCGACAAATGCAAGGTTATCCGGCGTAAGGGCGTTGTGCGCATCATCTGCGAGAACCCGCGCCACAAGCAGCGGCAGGGGTAGAGTCGTATTGCTGAGGAGCCTAACCGCGGGGCGACCCCGCGCTTCGGATAGCAGGAGGCGGATTTATGCCGCGTATTGCAGGTGTAGACCTACCTAGAGACAAACGAGTGGAAATCGCCCTTACGTACATCTACGGCATCGGGCGGACCACTGCAAAGCAGATCGTGGAGAAGGCGGGTATCGATCCGGCCCGGCGGATGCGGGACGTCACCGAGGACGAAGCGGCACGGCTGCGCGAGACCATCGACAGCGGCTACGTCATCGAAGGCGATAAGCGCCGCGAGGTGCAGACCAACATCCAGCGCCTCATCGAGATCGGTACGTATCGCGGCATGCGGCATCGTCGTGGCCTGCCCCTGCGTGGCCAGCGGACCCGTACCAATGCTCGCACCCGTAAGGGCAAGAGAAAGACCGTAGCCGGAAAGAAGAAGTCGGCGGCCAAGACCTAGTCTGTCCGCACACGCCTGGGGGCACCCGGTGGTGGCTATCCGGGGGACTGCCGGGCTGTGTTCGGGATTGGGTCAGCCGCATGCTGTACCAGGCGGCAGGATGCAGCGATTCCAGTAGTCTGCGTCTACGCCAAACCTCTGGAGGAGCCACATGCGTCAGCAGAAGGACTCAGGAGCCCGCAAGAGTAAGATCAAGCGGCAAGTCCCCTTCGGCCGTGCCAACATCAAGTCCAGCTTCAACAACACCATCGTCAGCATCGCTGACCCGCAGGGCAACGTGCTCTGCTGGGCGAGCGGCGGGACCATCGGGTTCACGGGGACCAAGAAGGGTACTCCCTTCGCGGCCCAGTTGGCTGCCGATAACGCGGCACGCAAGGCCATGGAGTATGGGATGACGCGCGTCGAGGTGTTTGTCCGCGGACCAGGCTCAGGGCGCGAGACGGCAATCCGCGCCATGCAGGCCGCCGGACTCGAGGTGGGCAGCATCAAGGATACGACCCCGATCCCTCACAACGGCTGCCGGCCCAAGAAGCGCCGCCGGGTGTAGTTGTCGCCGGTGAATGAGAGCGGAGTCATCCATTTCGTCGGCCCGAGCATCGCGGGCACGACAACCCAACGAGATAACACCAACGCGCAACAGCAGGGGCGTTGATCGACGCCCCGGAGGTGAGTAGGTTCATGGCACGATATACAGGCCCGGTCTGTCGCATCTGCCGCCGCGAGGGCCAGAAACTCTTCCTCAAGGGTCAGCGCTGCTACGGCCCCAAGTGTGCCTGGGAGAAGAAGCAGTACCCCCCGGGACAGTCAGGACAGGCTGCCGCACGGCGCCGGCGCGTGAGCGACTACGGCAAGCAGATGCGCGAGAAGCAGAAGCTACGGGCGCTCTACGGCGTCCTGGAGAAGCCTTTCCGCAAGTACGTGGCTCAGGCTGAGCGCATGAGCGGCGTGGCGGGCGAGAACGTACTCAAGCTGCTTGAGATGCGTCTCGATAACGTCGTGTACCGGGCCGGCTTTGCGGCCAGTCGCGCGGAGGCTCGGCAGCTCATCAGCCACGGTCACTTCACAGTTGACGGACGCATCACCAACGTCGCCTCCTTCCGGGTCAAGCCGGGTCATAGCGTCAAGGTCAAGGACGCCGACCGCGATCTGCCGCCCATCGTTGCCGCTGCTGAGGCAGCCGGCGGCCGGTCCGCGTTGGCGTGGCTGCAGACCGACCTGGCAACACGCCAGGTGACGATGCTGGCCATTCCTGAGCGGGCGGAGATCGACACGGACGTCAACGAGCAGATGATCATCGAGTTCTACTCGCGGTAGCGTCCGACGCCGTCAAGAGAGGTCAAGGCCCTCCAGCCGCTGCTGGTACTTCGGTGTGGCTGGAGGGCACTTTCGGCGGGGCAGTCCCCGTCAGACACGGCGGACTACCGCCTAAGGGAGCAGCATAAATGATAGGGGAGTTGGACCCGAAGATCACTGCACTGGAACTGTCCCCTAAGTATGGGAAATTCGCGATCGAGCCCTTGGAGCGCGGTTTCGGGAATACCCTGGGCAACGCCTTCCGCCGGGTCCTGCTTTCGCATATTGACGGCGCGGCCGTCACCGATGTGCGCATTGATGGGGCTCTCCACGAGTTCTCCACGATCCCCGGTGTGGTTGAAGACGTGATGGAGATCGTTCTGAACCTCAAAGAGCTTGCGATCAAGGTGCATCCCAGCGAAGAGCAGACAGACGCAGCGAACGAGGAGCGCATCCTGCGCATCAACGCCTCGGGCGAGACGAAGGTCATCGGTGCGGACATTGTGTGCCCGCCCGACGTGGAGATCCTGAACCCAGAGTTGCACATTGCTGAGCTTAGCGACCCTAACGCGAGGCTCGAGGTGGAGCTGTGGGTCGAAGTCGGCCAGGGGTACAGGCCGACGGAGGAGCGCGAAGGTGCGCGACGTGGCGCAGGGATCATCCCTGTCGACGCACTCTTCTCCCCGATCAAGCGAGCTTCCTACGGGGTAGAACCGACGCGCATGGGCCACCGGACCGATCTGGACCGTCTGATCCTCGAGCTGTGGGGAAACGGAACGGTTCTGCCGGAAGATTCCCTGCAGATGGCCGCTCGCATCCTGCACAACTACATCTCAATCTTCCTGGGCGCTGTCGAAGCCGAGGAGGGTGTGGTTGCGGCCGGTGAGGTCGCCGGCGGCGAGGTTAACCGCTGGCTGGACACTCCGATCGAGGACGTTGACTTCTCGGTACGCACCTTCAACTGCCTGAAGAAGGAAGCCATCAACACGCTTGGCGAGATGATTCGCCACACTGAGGCCGAGCTGCTGGCGATCCGCAACTTCGGGAAGCGTTCCCTGGACGAGGTCATCGAGAAGCTCGCGCAGTTTGACCTTAAACTGGCAGAGCCCGAGAGCGACGACCTCGAGTAGCCTCCGCGCCTTGCGCCGTGGATAGCTAAGGAGACGAAAATGCGACATCGAAAAGACCATAAGCGCCTGGGCAGGGCCACGGATCAGCGCCTCGCGCTTCTGCGGAGCCAGGCCGGATCGCTGTTCAGGCATAATCGGATCAAGACGACCCTTGTGACCGCACAGGAGACGTCGCGGTTCGCTGAGAAGCTCATCACGCTGGCGAAGCGCGGCGACCTCGCTGCACGCCGGCTGTGCATTGCTGAGCTGAATCAGCCGGACGTCGTGCACCACCTGTTCACGCAGATTGCGCCGCGCTACGAGGATCGGCCGGGCGGCTACACCCGCGTCACTCACGCCGGCAATCGGCGCGGTGACGGTGCTCCGATGGCTGTTCTCGAACTGACGGACTAGTCGCACGCGGTGTTGAGGGGAGAAGCTCCCTTCGACATGGCACCTGGAAATGCGCAACCTCAAGCTGATCGTGCAGTACGACGGTACCGACTACGCGGGCTTTCAGGTTCAGCCGGACCGGCCCACGGTACAGGGCGTGCTTGAGGCGGCACTAAGCAAGGTCCTGCAGCACGAAGCGCGCGTCACCTCGGCGAGCCGAACAGACGCGGGTGTCCATGCTATCGGGCAGGTTGTGACGGTCCAGACGGACAACCCGATCGAGGTTCGGAGACTCGCGAGGGCTACGAATGACGCCCTGCCGCTCGCGGTGAGCATAGCAGAGGCAGAGGAAGTCAGCGCAGCTTTTCATCCCAGGTACGATGCCGTCGGTAAGCTGTACTGCTATCGGATCCTGAACCGAGAGACGCCATCGCCCTTCATCTGTCGGTACGCATGGCACATCAGGCGGCCCCTGGACCTGGAGGGTATGCAGGTCGCTGCAGAGCAACTGCTGGGCACCCATGACTTCACGTCCTTCGAGGCCACCGGCGGGTGCATCCGGACGAAGACGCGGTGCCTGTGGCGACTGGACTGCCAGCGGTTTGGGGATGGCGTAGTAGAGATCCGGGCGGAGGCCGAGGGTTTCCTTTATATGATGGTTCGCAACATCGTTGGGACCCTGGTTGAGGTGGGGGTAGGGCGGTTCGGCGCCGAGACCCTTGCGCCGATACTCGAAGCGCGGGATCGGTCCGTCGCAGGGCCAACGGCTCCGCCGCAGGGGTTGTGCCTGGTGCGAGTTGACTACTGAGGGTGCGTCGTACCGCTGGCGACCCCGCGGGCCAGGGGATCTGAGACATCAACGTTGTTCCCGCCGCCGACCTTGTGGGGTCCGGCGACATCCGGAGGTTAGACCATGGACAATCTGAAGACCAAGTCCGCCAAAGCTGGAGACGTTCCCGCCGAGTGGTGGCATATCGACGCGGACGGCATTGTACTGGGAC encodes the following:
- the fusA gene encoding elongation factor G, whose protein sequence is MATFQSDQIRNIALVGHRSSGKTSLAEAMLFVTGAIGRLGSVDGGNATTDFIPEEIDRKLSISPALCHVEHSGTKINIIDTPGYAEFYSEVVPCLWVADTAVVVLDGVAGVEVHTRKVFAAAKTRGLPIIAVVSKLDKEHSSFEKVIESLGTLPGCKAVAVQMPIGSEGSFSGVVDLLSMKALIGAGKEAKVQDIPADIAEEAQAARDALVEEVAGSDEALMEKFFENDALTPEELLEGLKKAVRTGSVVPVLCSGAAGLTGAKFFLDFVADVLPSPVEMPAWMGHRVNETEETVVACDTAAPLAAVIWKTMRDPFIGRLSLVRVISGEMRRDGQGNNPRSGQRERLTGLTLVNGKETSDCDGLCAGDMGCIGKLENSITGDSLCDAKNQFVFSMPALPLGMHTAAMRAESRADEDKLSGALSQVGEEDIGFTYERMAETGELIARGMGPLHLQIIKEQLIRKFKVAVELGEPEIPYRETARKSVRVQGRHKKQTGGRGQFGDVWIRLEPLEPGSGYEFVNGVSGGSVPTNYIPAVEKGIVDAMGAGPLARYPIVDVRVTLDDGSSHPVDSSDLAFRLAGQIAMRKAMLEAGPVLLEPVVVAEITCPDEVMGDVMSDLSGRRGRVQGTEPAGGGMVTVKALVPLGEMTTYSSDLTSMSQGRASYTMEMAHYEEVPSHQQEAIIARRKVAEEETE
- the rplN gene encoding 50S ribosomal protein L14, yielding MIQHMTRLKVADNSGVQEVGCIRIRGRGQSVYGTLGDEIVCSAKQVTPQSAIAKGAVLKAVIVRCKQSVKRADGSEIRFDENAVVIVDDQKNPRCTRVFGPIARELRDKQYMKIVSLAEEVV
- the rplX gene encoding 50S ribosomal protein L24, translated to MKIRTGDEVLVIAGKDRSTKGHPRRGKVIGVVPDKNRVIVDGVNLIKKAVRQSQKVRQGGIIESPGPISASNVMLICPACDAPTRVAIERREDGRRVRHCKRCKKAIDG
- the rplE gene encoding 50S ribosomal protein L5, whose protein sequence is MAETPRLKVRYNEEIRPALMEQFGFTNIHQAPGVVKVCLNMGVSDAKSGPDAAAAMDSSVRELSNIVGQRPCITRATKSISQFGVRQGMQVGCRVTLRGARAWEFIDRLFNVVLPRIRDFRGLPRNSFDGRGNYSLGVQDQLIFPELNYDEVQKQRGMDITIVTSAKNDEEGRALLLALGIPFQRAEG
- a CDS encoding type Z 30S ribosomal protein S14; translated protein: MAKKSWIAKQKRTPKFAVRAYNRCGICGRRRGYMRKFGLCRICFRENALWGNIPGVRKSSW
- the rpsH gene encoding 30S ribosomal protein S8; the protein is MAALTDPIADMLTRIRNAAKAKHTNVRVPVSKVKLEIAKILHEEGYIRGFQLVGQGRDVRIRLKYDEHREPVISGLKRVSKPGRRVYVGKEDLPRVLGGLGIAIVSTSQGVMTAREARKRGVGGEVIGYIW
- the rplF gene encoding 50S ribosomal protein L6, with the protein product MSRIGKAPISLPAKTTVTVGADNLVTVKGLKGELSLGVAPQITVSVENGVVTLSRPDESRESRSLHGLYRALLANMVTGVTEGFERRLEIQGVGYRADKAGKGLTLRVGYSHEVHVEPLPGVEVETEGQQVIVIRGCDKQAVGQMAADIRKLRPVEPYKGKGIRYQGEHVRRKAGKAAKVGG
- the rplR gene encoding 50S ribosomal protein L18, with translation MSVEKDRRVARIKRQLRARRRIFGTPERPRLCVTKSLKHMYAQIIDDRAGNTLVAASTREAGIADEKGGTGNVEAAKKVGMEVGRRAVEKGITKVVFDRAGWPYHGRVKALADGAREAGLDF
- the rpmD gene encoding 50S ribosomal protein L30, producing the protein MATAKIRVTLSGSYIGCIEPQRRTLRALGLRKHGDSRVHEATPAINGMISAVKHLVTVEQAG
- the rplO gene encoding 50S ribosomal protein L15 produces the protein MDLGTLQPKHSRKNRKRVGRGHGSGHGKTSCRGQKGLKARYSVPRGFEGGQNKLYMRLPMMRGLSNKAHNIGMFRKEIATVNVEQLDIFPAGSEVTPELLLETRVVRKLGDGLKILGEGELDKALTVKAHAFSATAREKIEKAGGVAEVIKG